In Sedimentibacter sp. MB31-C6, one genomic interval encodes:
- a CDS encoding GlmL-related ornithine degradation protein: MKIDVLVAEIGSTTTVVNAFNGIGTPSPVFAGQGQAPTTVLNGDVTVGLNGAINSLKENLKADNITWDDMLATSSAAGGLKMTVHGLVYDMTVRAAKEAALGAGGIIKMITSGKLRRTDLKKIQEINPNIMLVAGGVDYGERDTALYNLEMILSMGLKIPIIYAGNIENQEEVKLMCEEAENQVYIVENVYPKIDTLVVEPTRKIIQDAFEEHIIHAPGMSKVRDLVKGPIIPTPGAVMEAAKVLKEDLGDLIIFDVGGATTDVHSVTQGSEEINSILISPEPIAKRTVEGDLGVYVNVNHVVEKIGIDNLTKEFPDVNELLANYKPIPINDREKEFVEILTKEAVLTSLERHAGHLRYFYTASGKKTVAEGKDLTAIKFIIGTGGALTRLPGNKRILEEVKVHGKEQELYPTETAKVLIDEDYIFSSLGVLSKSYPSDALLLMKKSLRII; this comes from the coding sequence GTGAAAATTGACGTATTGGTAGCTGAAATTGGAAGTACCACTACAGTAGTCAATGCATTCAATGGAATAGGCACTCCCAGTCCAGTTTTTGCTGGACAGGGGCAGGCGCCTACCACTGTCTTAAATGGTGATGTTACGGTAGGGCTCAATGGTGCTATAAACAGTTTAAAGGAAAATCTTAAAGCTGATAATATAACATGGGATGATATGCTGGCTACAAGTAGTGCTGCAGGCGGGTTAAAAATGACTGTCCATGGTCTTGTATATGATATGACTGTTCGTGCTGCAAAAGAAGCAGCTCTTGGTGCAGGAGGTATTATTAAAATGATAACCTCTGGTAAATTGAGAAGAACAGATTTGAAAAAGATACAAGAGATTAATCCAAATATTATGCTTGTTGCTGGTGGTGTTGATTATGGTGAAAGAGATACAGCTCTATACAATTTGGAAATGATACTTTCCATGGGATTAAAAATTCCTATTATTTATGCCGGTAACATTGAAAATCAGGAAGAAGTAAAGTTGATGTGCGAAGAAGCAGAGAATCAAGTTTATATAGTTGAAAATGTATATCCTAAAATTGACACTCTTGTTGTAGAACCCACAAGGAAAATAATTCAAGATGCTTTTGAAGAACATATTATACATGCTCCTGGAATGTCAAAGGTACGAGATTTAGTTAAAGGGCCTATTATTCCTACGCCAGGTGCAGTAATGGAAGCAGCAAAAGTCTTAAAAGAAGACTTAGGTGATTTAATTATATTTGATGTTGGTGGAGCTACTACAGACGTTCATTCTGTAACTCAAGGTTCTGAAGAGATTAACTCAATTTTAATAAGTCCAGAACCCATTGCTAAAAGAACAGTTGAAGGAGACTTAGGTGTTTACGTTAATGTAAACCATGTTGTTGAAAAGATTGGAATAGATAATTTGACAAAAGAATTTCCTGATGTAAACGAATTATTAGCAAATTATAAACCAATACCTATTAATGATAGGGAAAAAGAGTTTGTTGAAATACTTACAAAAGAAGCTGTGCTTACATCTTTGGAAAGACATGCAGGACATTTACGCTACTTTTATACAGCATCAGGGAAGAAGACTGTTGCAGAAGGAAAGGATTTAACAGCTATAAAGTTTATTATAGGAACAGGTGGAGCTCTTACAAGATTACCTGGGAATAAAAGAATATTAGAAGAAGTTAAAGTTCATGGAAAAGAGCAGGAACTGTATCCAACAGAAACTGCTAAAGTATTGATTGATGAAGATTATATCTTTTCTTCTTTAGGTGTTCTTTCTAAAAGTTATCCTTCAGATGCACTTCTTTTGATGAAGAAAAGCTTAAGAATTATATAA
- the oraE gene encoding D-ornithine 4,5-aminomutase subunit OraE, which translates to MKLDPNKKIDIKELLKDLDKYEPRRRNWTWREGSNEPRNIGDFEYHEASEALENSVPLPGSRGFGYIDPQPDCVITTEIASGRFEDDIRRMRMAAWHGADHIMVIRTAGQSHIDSLLEGTNQGIGGIMVTRKQVRASRKALDLIEDEVGRPINFHSYISGVAGPDIAVMFAEEGVNGAHQDPQYNILYRNINMVRSFVDACEAKKVMAWAGMLQIDGAHNANATAMQAWKVMPELMVQHAINSIFSRKIGIKPENIALSTVPPTAPPAPCMRLDMPYAVALRDLFREYKMRAQQNTKYMESDTREAAVTHTLNMVISRLTSADIQSTITPDEGRNVPWHYNNIAGVMTAKQALTGMDGFRELVKLDRDGVLGKDVRELKERAILFMEEMIEVGGYFKAVEQGFFVDSGKYPERNGDGIAREIEGGIGYGFIYERDEDYFAPVSVHYGYNKVPTQFTKASDAIGGDTFEDHSKIIYIDELDENDNVNNRLEEANKYYDSNLVKPEVEWRADGTVLLSIFLPVDERTAEFAGIKCGEKMGLEDVTVVHKQVMHPSEGTYVEIKGRVNFDIDVNELIIPEKIEVLSEAEIRKDIQDKSMFVVAATVGEDEHSVGLKETLDIKHGGIEGFGIKYEYLGTSCPVEKLVDAAIETNADAILVSTIITHDDVHVKNMKKINNLCIEKGIRDKVMIICGGTQVSNEIAVEAGLDAGFGRGSHGIDVASFLVKRRREMNK; encoded by the coding sequence ATGAAATTAGATCCTAACAAAAAGATAGATATAAAAGAACTATTAAAAGATTTAGATAAATATGAACCTAGAAGACGTAACTGGACATGGAGAGAAGGAAGTAATGAACCAAGAAACATAGGTGATTTTGAATATCATGAAGCTTCAGAAGCACTTGAGAATTCTGTTCCTTTACCTGGAAGCAGAGGTTTTGGATATATAGACCCACAACCAGATTGTGTTATTACTACTGAAATAGCTTCAGGTAGATTTGAAGATGATATAAGAAGAATGCGTATGGCTGCTTGGCATGGAGCTGATCACATAATGGTTATTAGAACAGCAGGACAGTCACATATAGATTCATTGCTTGAAGGTACAAACCAAGGTATTGGTGGTATAATGGTTACTAGAAAGCAAGTAAGAGCAAGCAGAAAGGCGTTAGACTTAATAGAAGATGAAGTTGGTCGTCCTATTAATTTCCATTCTTATATTTCAGGAGTAGCAGGACCAGATATAGCTGTTATGTTTGCTGAAGAAGGAGTAAATGGAGCTCATCAAGATCCTCAATACAATATATTATATAGAAATATTAATATGGTTAGAAGTTTTGTTGACGCTTGTGAAGCTAAAAAAGTTATGGCTTGGGCTGGAATGCTTCAAATTGATGGTGCACATAATGCAAATGCTACAGCAATGCAAGCATGGAAAGTAATGCCAGAATTAATGGTACAGCATGCAATTAATAGTATATTCTCAAGAAAAATTGGAATTAAACCAGAAAATATTGCGTTATCAACTGTACCTCCTACTGCACCTCCAGCGCCATGTATGAGGCTTGATATGCCATATGCAGTTGCTTTACGTGATTTATTTAGAGAATATAAAATGAGAGCTCAACAAAATACTAAGTATATGGAATCTGATACTAGAGAAGCAGCTGTTACTCATACTTTGAATATGGTTATTTCAAGATTGACAAGTGCTGATATTCAATCTACTATAACTCCTGATGAAGGAAGAAATGTTCCATGGCATTACAATAATATTGCAGGTGTAATGACAGCTAAGCAAGCTTTGACTGGAATGGATGGATTTAGAGAATTAGTTAAGTTAGATAGAGATGGTGTACTTGGTAAAGATGTACGTGAATTAAAAGAAAGAGCAATATTGTTCATGGAAGAAATGATTGAAGTAGGTGGCTACTTTAAAGCTGTTGAACAAGGATTCTTTGTAGATAGTGGTAAATATCCAGAAAGAAATGGAGATGGTATCGCAAGAGAAATTGAAGGCGGTATTGGATATGGATTTATTTATGAAAGAGATGAAGACTATTTCGCTCCTGTATCTGTACATTATGGATATAACAAAGTTCCAACACAATTTACTAAAGCTAGTGATGCAATAGGTGGAGATACATTTGAAGATCATTCAAAGATAATTTATATCGATGAATTAGATGAAAATGATAATGTAAACAATAGACTTGAAGAAGCAAATAAATATTATGATTCAAATCTTGTAAAACCTGAAGTTGAATGGAGAGCTGATGGAACAGTATTACTTTCAATTTTCTTACCTGTAGATGAAAGAACAGCAGAATTTGCTGGAATTAAATGTGGTGAGAAAATGGGACTAGAAGATGTAACAGTTGTTCACAAACAAGTAATGCATCCTTCGGAAGGAACTTATGTAGAAATAAAAGGAAGAGTTAATTTTGATATCGATGTAAATGAGTTAATTATACCAGAAAAAATAGAAGTGCTTTCTGAAGCTGAAATTAGAAAGGATATTCAAGATAAATCAATGTTTGTTGTAGCTGCAACTGTAGGAGAAGATGAACACTCAGTTGGATTGAAAGAAACATTAGATATCAAACATGGTGGTATAGAAGGTTTTGGTATTAAGTATGAATATCTTGGAACTTCTTGTCCAGTTGAAAAATTAGTAGATGCTGCTATTGAAACAAATGCAGATGCTATTTTAGTAAGTACAATAATAACTCATGATGATGTTCATGTAAAAAATATGAAAAAAATTAATAATCTTTGTATCGAAAAAGGTATAAGAGATAAAGTTATGATAATTTGCGGTGGAACTCAAGTAAGTAATGAAATTGCTGTTGAAGCTGGCCTTGACGCTGGTTTTGGAAGAGGAAGTCATGGTATTGATGTAGCAAGTTTCTTAGTTAAAAGAAGAAGGGAAATGAATAAATAG
- a CDS encoding ornithine aminomutase subunit alpha → MKRADDFEQRRTHLANLTDEQLYEKFWNLAEQIVDPLLELGRKNTTPSVERSILLRMGFSSLEVKPIVEGVMNKGLMGKGAGNVVWKLSQKLGVSVREAGLELANGRHWDDVDTLF, encoded by the coding sequence ATGAAAAGAGCTGACGATTTTGAACAAAGAAGAACTCATTTAGCTAATCTTACAGATGAACAATTATATGAGAAGTTTTGGAATTTAGCAGAACAAATAGTTGACCCTCTTCTAGAATTAGGAAGAAAAAATACAACACCATCTGTGGAAAGAAGTATTTTATTAAGGATGGGATTTTCTAGTCTTGAAGTTAAACCAATTGTAGAAGGTGTTATGAATAAAGGTTTAATGGGCAAAGGTGCTGGTAATGTTGTATGGAAATTATCACAAAAACTCGGTGTTTCTGTACGTGAAGCTGGTTTGGAATTGGCTAATGGTAGACACTGGGACGATGTAGATACATTATTTTAA
- the ortB gene encoding 2-amino-4-oxopentanoate thiolase subunit OrtB, whose product MSKDMSYAAVNERKSEIMKQSTKIDFSKFESGSIAFDYEKMMKEAGYTLEEIQQIQGQTGVGNTPILELRNLTALARKCAAPGKGARIFIKDEASNPSGSFKARRAATAVYHAKKLGYKGVIAATSGNYGAAVASQAAIAGLKCIVVQECYDSRGVGQPEIIEKARKCEALGAEVVQLSVGPELFYSFLVLLEETGYFNASLYTPFGIAGVETLGYEIAMQFREKYGKDPDVVMATNAGGGNLTGTARGLRKAGAETKIVGASVDLSGLHMASDIQFNKKSFTTGHTGFGMPFSTWPDRSDVPRSAARPLRYMDRYLTIHQGEVFYITEALASLEGLEKGPAGNTALTAAFSLAQEMDEDQMIVVQETEYTGAGKHIQPQLSFARENGIEILFGDPKDEVPGKNIILPSHPSKIKAQDADLDHMRKSLIKNAIKTYNVTPTAEDLEFLAVETKTNVDYVKNVIASL is encoded by the coding sequence ATGAGTAAAGATATGAGTTATGCAGCAGTCAATGAAAGAAAATCAGAAATAATGAAACAATCAACTAAAATTGACTTCTCTAAATTTGAAAGTGGATCAATAGCTTTTGATTATGAAAAAATGATGAAAGAAGCAGGTTATACACTAGAAGAAATACAACAGATACAAGGACAAACAGGAGTAGGAAATACTCCAATCTTAGAACTAAGAAATTTAACAGCTTTAGCAAGAAAATGCGCAGCTCCAGGAAAAGGAGCAAGAATATTTATAAAAGATGAAGCTTCAAATCCATCAGGAAGTTTTAAAGCAAGAAGAGCAGCAACAGCTGTATATCATGCAAAGAAACTAGGTTACAAAGGTGTAATTGCAGCAACAAGCGGTAATTATGGTGCAGCAGTTGCATCCCAGGCAGCTATAGCAGGGTTAAAATGTATAGTAGTTCAAGAATGTTATGATTCAAGAGGTGTAGGTCAGCCAGAAATAATTGAAAAAGCAAGAAAATGTGAAGCATTAGGGGCAGAAGTAGTACAATTATCTGTTGGACCTGAATTATTCTATTCATTTTTAGTATTATTAGAAGAAACAGGTTACTTTAATGCATCACTATATACACCATTTGGTATAGCAGGCGTTGAAACATTAGGATATGAAATTGCAATGCAATTCAGAGAAAAATATGGAAAAGATCCAGATGTAGTAATGGCTACAAATGCAGGTGGAGGAAACTTAACAGGAACAGCAAGAGGACTTAGAAAAGCCGGAGCTGAAACTAAGATAGTAGGAGCTAGTGTAGATTTGTCAGGATTACATATGGCTTCAGATATACAGTTCAATAAAAAATCATTTACAACTGGACATACAGGATTTGGAATGCCATTTTCAACATGGCCAGATAGATCGGATGTTCCACGATCTGCAGCAAGACCATTAAGATATATGGATAGATATTTGACTATACATCAAGGAGAAGTGTTTTATATAACAGAAGCATTAGCGAGTCTTGAAGGATTAGAAAAAGGTCCAGCAGGAAATACAGCATTAACAGCAGCATTCTCTTTAGCACAAGAAATGGATGAAGATCAAATGATTGTTGTACAAGAAACAGAGTATACAGGAGCAGGAAAGCACATTCAACCTCAATTATCATTTGCGAGAGAAAATGGTATAGAAATATTATTTGGTGATCCAAAGGATGAAGTACCAGGTAAAAATATTATTTTACCATCGCATCCTTCTAAGATAAAAGCACAAGATGCAGATTTAGATCATATGAGAAAATCATTAATTAAGAATGCTATAAAAACGTACAATGTAACTCCAACAGCAGAAGATTTAGAATTTTTAGCTGTTGAAACTAAAACAAATGTTGATTATGTAAAAAATGTTATAGCTTCTTTATAA
- the ortA gene encoding 2-amino-4-oxopentanoate thiolase subunit OrtA: MIKKGEWVLIHRIVMEPSARAPQVPDDTKRVPLELWVKGYLQEDANIGDEVTVLTRTKRIEKGKLLEVNPYYKHDFGKFVPELLKVNEQVRDILFGGADNE; encoded by the coding sequence ATGATTAAAAAAGGTGAATGGGTTTTAATTCATAGAATAGTTATGGAGCCATCAGCAAGAGCACCTCAAGTACCCGACGATACAAAAAGAGTACCGTTAGAGTTGTGGGTAAAAGGATATTTGCAGGAAGATGCAAATATTGGAGATGAAGTTACAGTTTTAACGAGAACAAAACGTATAGAAAAAGGTAAGTTGTTAGAAGTAAATCCATACTATAAACATGATTTTGGTAAATTTGTTCCAGAACTATTAAAAGTAAACGAACAAGTAAGAGATATATTGTTTGGAGGTGCTGATAATGAGTAA
- the ord gene encoding 2,4-diaminopentanoate dehydrogenase — translation MQNVKVIIWGLGAMGSGMAKMLLKKKGVEIVGAIDIGAKLGKSMYELVGVERGNRADVIVGTPEEVIKERCADVCLCVTDSFTRNAFDKFKFVLEKKINVISSAEQMAFPQAQEPELAKQIDELAKANGVSILGTGINPGLIMDLLVVVMTGCCESIDHVVSRRVNSLSPFGPTVMEEQGIGLGVDEFKKRVEDGTMAGHVGFHESINMIAEAIGWNVDKVTQSMDPIVTDVDRKAPYGFAKAGDVAGVAMKGYGYIDGEVKIEMDHPQQIEPEQVGVNTGDYVIIKGTPDINMVNSPEVPGGIGTIAMVVNMIPQIINAKAGLQTMISLPVPRAIMGDMRDRIDPECKIVK, via the coding sequence ATGCAAAATGTAAAAGTAATTATTTGGGGCTTGGGTGCAATGGGTTCTGGTATGGCAAAAATGCTATTAAAGAAAAAAGGCGTTGAAATTGTAGGTGCTATAGATATAGGTGCTAAACTTGGTAAAAGTATGTATGAGTTAGTTGGAGTTGAAAGAGGCAATAGGGCAGATGTTATAGTCGGAACTCCTGAAGAAGTAATTAAAGAAAGATGCGCTGATGTTTGTTTATGTGTTACAGATTCTTTTACAAGAAATGCTTTTGATAAGTTTAAGTTTGTTTTAGAGAAAAAGATAAATGTAATTTCTAGTGCTGAACAAATGGCCTTCCCACAAGCACAAGAACCTGAATTAGCTAAACAAATCGATGAATTAGCAAAAGCTAATGGAGTATCAATACTTGGAACAGGTATTAATCCTGGTTTAATTATGGACCTTTTAGTAGTAGTTATGACTGGATGTTGTGAATCTATTGATCATGTAGTTTCAAGAAGAGTTAATAGTTTATCACCATTTGGACCTACTGTTATGGAAGAACAAGGTATTGGTTTAGGAGTAGATGAATTCAAAAAACGTGTAGAAGATGGTACAATGGCTGGACACGTTGGTTTTCATGAATCAATTAATATGATAGCTGAAGCAATTGGTTGGAATGTTGATAAGGTTACTCAATCGATGGATCCAATAGTAACTGATGTTGACAGAAAAGCTCCTTATGGATTTGCAAAGGCAGGAGATGTAGCTGGAGTTGCTATGAAAGGTTATGGATATATTGACGGAGAAGTTAAAATAGAAATGGATCATCCACAACAAATTGAACCAGAACAAGTAGGTGTAAATACTGGTGATTACGTAATAATAAAAGGAACTCCAGATATTAATATGGTTAACTCACCAGAGGTGCCAGGTGGAATTGGAACAATAGCAATGGTTGTAAATATGATACCTCAAATAATAAATGCTAAAGCAGGATTACAAACTATGATTTCATTACCAGTACCAAGGGCAATAATGGGTGACATGAGAGATAGAATTGATCCTGAATGTAAAATAGTTAAATAA
- a CDS encoding sigma-54 interaction domain-containing protein gives MKAKEYMAILQKILQLVDEGVHVLDKHGNTIIYNDSMSKLEKMETKDVLKKPFSEVFGNLNSENSTLLKALETRTKTTEQKQTYLNKDGREITTINTTFPVIIDNEIVAAAEVAKNITKIQEMSHKILKLQNEIEKPAKAKSKKVKKYNFNNIIGRSSNFVEIIEKSKKASKNSASVFIYGETGTGKELIAQSIHYEGLRRDKPFIAQNCAALPESLLEGLLFGTTKGGFTGAVDRSGLFEQASGGTLLLDEINSMPYELQGKLLRVLQENYIRRVGGTKDIPIDVRIITTSNESPEYILENGKVRKDLFYRLNIIPLYIPPLRERKDDILILSDMFINKHKERFAKRDLKLNDEAKEKLLNYDYPGNVRELENIIMAAMSMADDEEYEITVEHLNIHETDRFSSVYSIKDIEEVGMDSYLSNLEKDIIIKTLGEYNFNITNAARKLKIKRQTLQHKIKKYKIR, from the coding sequence ATGAAAGCAAAAGAGTACATGGCTATACTGCAAAAAATTTTGCAGTTAGTTGATGAGGGTGTACACGTTTTAGATAAACATGGAAATACGATAATTTATAATGATTCAATGTCAAAGTTGGAAAAGATGGAAACTAAGGATGTATTAAAAAAACCCTTCAGTGAAGTTTTTGGTAATTTAAACAGCGAAAATAGTACATTACTAAAGGCTTTAGAGACGAGAACAAAGACTACTGAACAAAAACAAACTTATTTAAATAAGGATGGCAGGGAAATCACTACAATAAATACTACTTTTCCAGTAATTATAGATAATGAAATCGTTGCCGCTGCAGAAGTTGCAAAAAATATTACTAAAATACAAGAAATGTCACATAAAATATTAAAACTACAAAATGAAATAGAAAAACCTGCAAAAGCTAAATCTAAAAAAGTTAAAAAGTATAACTTTAATAATATTATTGGACGTAGTAGCAACTTTGTAGAAATTATAGAAAAATCGAAAAAAGCTTCCAAAAATTCAGCTTCGGTATTTATTTATGGTGAGACAGGAACAGGTAAAGAGTTAATAGCACAAAGTATACATTATGAAGGACTTAGAAGGGATAAGCCTTTTATTGCACAAAATTGTGCAGCACTTCCTGAATCTTTATTAGAAGGTTTGCTATTTGGAACAACAAAAGGGGGATTTACAGGAGCCGTTGATAGATCGGGACTTTTTGAACAAGCAAGTGGTGGAACCCTTCTTTTAGATGAAATTAATTCTATGCCTTATGAGTTACAAGGGAAACTTTTAAGGGTATTACAAGAAAATTATATAAGGCGTGTAGGAGGTACTAAGGATATACCAATAGACGTGAGAATAATTACTACTAGCAATGAATCTCCTGAGTATATATTAGAAAATGGAAAGGTTAGGAAGGATTTGTTTTATAGACTAAATATAATTCCTCTTTACATTCCACCACTTAGAGAGAGAAAAGATGATATATTAATTCTTTCTGATATGTTTATCAATAAACATAAAGAGAGATTTGCTAAAAGAGATTTAAAATTAAATGATGAAGCTAAAGAAAAACTTCTTAATTATGATTATCCTGGTAATGTAAGAGAGTTGGAGAATATAATAATGGCTGCAATGAGTATGGCAGATGATGAAGAATATGAGATAACAGTAGAACATTTAAATATACATGAAACTGATAGGTTTAGTTCAGTATATAGTATTAAAGATATTGAAGAAGTAGGAATGGATTCATATTTAAGTAATTTAGAGAAGGATATTATAATTAAAACTTTAGGAGAATATAATTTCAACATAACAAATGCTGCTAGGAAATTAAAAATAAAAAGACAAACATTACAACATAAAATTAAAAAATATAAGATAAGATAA
- a CDS encoding S-ribosylhomocysteine lyase produces MKKIESFQVNHLNLKRGIYVSRKDVVGENIITTFDLRMKEPNKEPVINTAELHAMEHLGATFLRNHSIYDELTVYFGPMGCRTGFYVIFKGNLDSKDVVDIIKEMFEFIKNYEGDLPGADAKSCGNYLDMNLNMAKYEAAKYYDEVLCNLKEENLNYPNNI; encoded by the coding sequence ATGAAAAAAATAGAGAGTTTTCAAGTAAATCATTTGAATTTAAAACGAGGTATCTATGTTTCAAGAAAAGATGTAGTTGGAGAAAACATTATAACTACTTTTGATTTGCGAATGAAAGAACCAAATAAAGAACCTGTTATTAATACAGCTGAACTTCATGCAATGGAACATTTAGGAGCAACTTTCCTTAGAAATCATTCTATTTATGATGAACTTACTGTATATTTTGGACCTATGGGATGTAGAACTGGTTTTTATGTTATTTTTAAAGGTAACTTAGATTCTAAAGATGTAGTGGATATAATTAAAGAAATGTTTGAATTTATTAAAAATTATGAAGGTGATTTGCCAGGAGCTGATGCAAAATCCTGTGGAAATTACTTAGATATGAATCTTAACATGGCTAAATATGAGGCTGCTAAATATTATGATGAAGTACTATGTAATCTAAAAGAAGAAAATTTAAATTATCCAAATAATATTTGA
- the typA gene encoding translational GTPase TypA: MKKEIINIAVIAHVDAGKSTLVDAFLQQSKVFRENQEVVQQIMDSNDIERERGITIYSKNCSVMHNDIKINIVDTPGHADFSSEVERIMKTVDTVILLVDSIEGPMPQTRFVLQKSLEIGLKPILLINKIDKKNNRAEEVVDMVFDLFVELNANDEQLDFPILYGIAKEGIVQYELDQPSENIDPLFETIIKHVDPYPNRNNDDLQTQISSLGYDDYIGRLGIGRVTAGTIKEGQTVSVAKADGSVEKQKISNIFVYEGLKRISVTEATSGEIIVISGIPNISIGDTICNENKVVPMESIKIEEPTLSMNFLINTSPFVGLSGKYVTTRHLKARLEKELEVNVGLRVEPLESVDGYKVSGRGELHLSILLENMRREGYEVSVSRPEVILHREDGVVKEPIERVIVNVPEEYSGSVISKLNLRKGMMESMTPDGNYVKIEYMVPTRGLLGYRTELINDTRGEGTMVRSFDHYDKYKGEIPQRTNGVLVSNDQGEAIAYSLNNLESRGTLFISPGEKVYEGMIIGMNARGEDIVVNPTKAKKQSNTRSSGADDAIKLAPPRIMTLETALEFINDDELVEVTPDNIRVRKRYLSEIERRKQGNRLKTN, translated from the coding sequence ATGAAGAAAGAAATAATTAATATAGCAGTAATAGCACATGTAGATGCAGGTAAGTCCACTTTAGTAGATGCCTTTCTGCAACAAAGTAAAGTATTTAGAGAGAATCAAGAAGTAGTACAACAAATAATGGATTCCAATGACATAGAACGGGAAAGAGGAATAACCATTTATTCAAAGAACTGTTCAGTTATGCATAATGACATTAAAATAAATATAGTAGATACACCTGGACACGCTGACTTTTCATCTGAAGTTGAACGTATTATGAAAACTGTAGATACAGTAATATTATTAGTTGATTCTATAGAGGGACCTATGCCACAAACAAGATTTGTATTGCAGAAGTCTTTAGAAATTGGATTAAAACCGATATTATTAATAAATAAAATTGACAAGAAAAATAATCGAGCTGAAGAAGTAGTTGACATGGTTTTCGATTTATTTGTTGAGTTAAATGCAAATGATGAACAATTAGATTTTCCTATATTATATGGAATAGCAAAAGAGGGAATTGTTCAGTATGAGTTAGACCAACCTAGTGAAAATATTGATCCTTTATTTGAAACTATAATTAAACATGTAGACCCATATCCTAATAGAAATAATGATGATTTACAAACTCAAATTTCATCATTAGGTTATGATGATTATATTGGAAGACTTGGTATTGGTAGAGTGACTGCTGGTACTATTAAAGAAGGTCAAACAGTTTCAGTTGCAAAAGCCGACGGAAGTGTTGAAAAACAAAAAATATCAAATATTTTTGTTTATGAAGGATTAAAACGCATTAGTGTTACTGAAGCTACTAGTGGCGAAATTATTGTAATTTCCGGTATTCCAAACATATCAATAGGTGACACTATATGTAATGAAAATAAAGTTGTTCCAATGGAATCAATTAAAATTGAAGAACCTACATTATCTATGAATTTTTTAATTAATACATCACCTTTTGTTGGATTGTCAGGTAAATATGTTACGACTAGACATTTAAAAGCAAGACTTGAAAAAGAGTTAGAAGTAAATGTTGGGTTAAGAGTTGAACCTTTAGAGAGTGTAGATGGCTATAAAGTTTCAGGAAGGGGAGAACTTCATTTATCAATACTTCTAGAGAATATGAGAAGAGAAGGATATGAAGTATCAGTCTCAAGACCAGAGGTAATATTACATCGGGAAGATGGTGTAGTTAAAGAGCCTATTGAAAGAGTTATAGTGAATGTTCCAGAAGAATATTCTGGATCTGTAATATCAAAGCTTAACTTAAGAAAAGGTATGATGGAATCAATGACTCCAGATGGAAATTATGTAAAAATAGAATATATGGTTCCAACTAGAGGTCTTCTCGGCTATAGAACTGAACTTATAAATGATACTAGAGGCGAAGGAACTATGGTAAGAAGCTTTGATCATTACGATAAATATAAAGGTGAAATACCACAAAGAACAAACGGAGTTCTTGTTTCTAATGATCAAGGGGAAGCTATTGCATATTCTCTCAATAATTTAGAAAGTAGAGGAACTTTATTTATAAGTCCCGGTGAAAAAGTATATGAAGGTATGATTATAGGAATGAATGCTCGTGGGGAGGATATTGTAGTAAATCCTACTAAAGCAAAAAAACAATCTAATACAAGGTCATCTGGGGCAGATGATGCTATAAAGCTTGCACCACCTAGAATTATGACATTAGAAACAGCTTTGGAATTTATAAATGATGATGAACTTGTTGAAGTAACACCTGACAACATTCGAGTAAGAAAAAGATATTTAAGTGAAATAGAAAGAAGAAAACAAGGAAACAGATTAAAAACTAATTAA